From the Emys orbicularis isolate rEmyOrb1 chromosome 19 unlocalized genomic scaffold, rEmyOrb1.hap1 SUPER_19_unloc_2, whole genome shotgun sequence genome, one window contains:
- the LOC135894924 gene encoding DNA-directed RNA polymerase I subunit RPA43-like: MVGIWAPGFCMALADEPPEKAALPHMGPGASAGAATECQWQSCQWRLLQCPAEWGNFAELEPASRPWEVPASAASSGTGGCGSRAAGQPWVTVIAGRSAPRHHNGPTEEAVGDAASSGARLILSDVPVAYDNIRVVGELGDIYDDQGFIHFNIEADFVIFTPKKGKKLVGVINKVAPSHIGCLIHGCFNASIPKPDRMSAIEWQDLGLKIGDKLELEVVHLDSDAAGVFFIRGRLNKDSMQSKYPESVTEDTNSIDEIPKKKHKKRDRRNCELENDTELTDNADTTVVEDAEEQNADTVNGFYDKKPKKKKKHKQEKQKPVFYGSDCSGYPSDHKKVKRKKREHCDVDEESELSRLSQEPKAKKRKE, encoded by the exons aTGGTTGGCATTTGGGCCCCAGGCTTCTGCATGGCCCTGGCTGACGAGCCTCCTGAGAAGGCAGCGCTGCCCCACATGGGCCCTGGGGCCTCGGCAGGAGCTGCCACAGagtgtcagtggcaaagctgccaGTGGAGGCTTCTCCAGTGCCCTGCAGAGTGGGGgaactttgctgaactggagccagCGTCAAGGCCGTGGGAGGTACCAGCCAG CGCTGCTAGCTCGGGGACAGGGGGCTGTGGCAGCCGCGCCGCAGGGCAGCCTTGGGTCACGGTGATCGCTGGGCGCAGCGCGCCCCGGCACCACAACGGGCCCACGGAGGAGGCTGTTGGCGAcgctgcaagctccggggcccgcCTGAT CCTCAGCGATGTGCCAGTGGCTTATGATAACATCAGAGTAGTGGGTGAATTAGGTGATATTTATGATGACCAAGGATTCATCCATTTTAACATTGAAGCAGATTTTGTCATTTTCACTCCcaagaaaggaaaaaagcttGTG gGTGTGATCAATAAAGTGGCCCCAAGTCATATTGGCTGTCTGATACATGGGTGTTTCAATGCTTCCATCCCTAAACCTGATCGAATGTCAGCTATAGAGTGGCAAGACCTTGGGTTAAAAATAGGAGATAAACTGGAATTAGAAGTGGTGCATTTAGATTCCGATGCTGCTGGAGTATTCTTCATTCGGGGGAGACTGAATAAAGACAG TATGCAATCCAAATATCCTGAATCAGTAACTGAAGATACAAACAGTATAGATGAAATACCAAAGAAAAAACACAAGAAAAGAGACAGAAGGAATTGTGAGTTAGAAAATGACACCGAGCTTACAGACAATGCAGATACTACTGTGGTGGAAGATGCAGAAGAGCAGAATGCTGATACAGTAAATGGATTTTATGATAAAAagccaaagaagaagaaaaaacataaGCAAGAAAAGCAGAAACCTGTATTTTATGGGAGTGACTGTAGTGGTTACCCGAGTGACCATAAAAAGgttaagagaaagaaaagagaacatTGTGATGTAGATGAAGAGAGTGAATTATCTCGATTGTCACAAGAACCTAAAGCCAAAAAGAGAAAGGAATGA